One window of the Enterobacter huaxiensis genome contains the following:
- the mdoC gene encoding glucans biosynthesis protein MdoC, with translation MSTTPVQREYFLDSIRAWLMLLGIPFHISLIYSSHTWHVNSLEPSWWLTLFNDFIHAFRMQVFFVISGYFSYMLFLRYPMKRWWKVRVERVGIPMLTAIPLLTLPQFIMLQYVKGKAEDWPNLSAYEKYNTLVWELVSHLWFLLVLVVLTTVSLLIFSRLRRHLSTASDAFFANVTLGKLSLLFLILGVAYGAIRRTLFIVYPPILSDGLFNFVVMQSLFYIPFFLIGALAFVYPQLKSLFTTPSPWCAGGAALAFAAYLLNQRYGSGDGWMYETESVITMLLGLWMVNVVFALGHRLLNFKSSRVTYFVNASLFIYLVHHPLTLFFGAYITPHIASNTLGFFTGLVFVIGIAILLYEIHLRIPLLRFLFSGKPQTKAS, from the coding sequence ATGAGCACAACACCCGTACAACGTGAATATTTCCTCGACTCGATCCGGGCATGGCTGATGCTGTTGGGGATCCCCTTTCACATTTCATTGATTTACTCCAGCCACACCTGGCACGTTAACAGCCTTGAACCCTCCTGGTGGCTTACGCTATTTAATGACTTCATCCACGCCTTTCGTATGCAGGTGTTTTTCGTCATTTCCGGCTATTTCTCTTATATGCTGTTTTTACGCTATCCCATGAAGCGCTGGTGGAAAGTGCGCGTGGAGCGCGTTGGTATCCCAATGCTGACCGCAATCCCGCTGTTGACCCTGCCGCAGTTCATCATGCTGCAGTACGTAAAAGGCAAAGCGGAGGACTGGCCGAATCTGTCGGCGTATGAGAAATACAATACGCTGGTCTGGGAGCTGGTTTCACACCTCTGGTTCCTGCTGGTGCTGGTCGTGCTTACAACGGTCAGCCTGCTGATTTTCAGCCGATTGCGCCGTCATTTGAGTACGGCCTCCGACGCCTTCTTCGCCAACGTTACCCTTGGCAAACTGTCGCTGCTCTTTTTGATCCTGGGGGTTGCCTATGGGGCCATCAGACGCACTCTGTTTATCGTCTACCCTCCGATTCTGAGCGATGGGCTGTTTAATTTCGTGGTGATGCAATCCCTGTTTTACATCCCGTTCTTCCTGATCGGCGCGCTGGCGTTTGTCTATCCCCAGCTAAAATCGCTGTTTACCACCCCATCCCCCTGGTGTGCTGGCGGTGCAGCTCTGGCTTTTGCGGCTTACCTTTTAAACCAGCGCTACGGCAGCGGTGATGGGTGGATGTACGAGACGGAGAGCGTGATAACCATGCTTCTTGGGCTGTGGATGGTAAACGTGGTGTTCGCGTTAGGCCATCGCCTGCTGAACTTTAAATCCAGCCGCGTAACCTACTTCGTTAACGCATCGCTGTTCATTTATCTGGTGCATCACCCGTTGACGCTTTTCTTCGGGGCCTACATCACGCCGCACATTGCCTCCAACACGCTGGGGTTCTTTACCGGGCTGGTGTTCGTGATTGGCATCGCTATCCTGCTCTACGAGATCCACCTGCGGATACCGCTGCTGCGTTTTCTCTTCTCGGGAAAACCCCAAACGAAAGCCTCATAA
- the ymdB gene encoding O-acetyl-ADP-ribose deacetylase, giving the protein MRPQIDVIHGDITTMHVDVIVNAANPSLMGGGGVDGAIHRAAGPQLLEACKVVRQQQGECPPGHAVITLAGDLPARAVIHAVGPVWHGGDRHEASILEEAYRNCLRLAADNGYKTMAFPAISTGVYGYPKAAAATIAVNTVYHYLSLKPMPEKVTFVCYDEETAHLYQRLLTQRGQDLET; this is encoded by the coding sequence ATGAGACCGCAAATCGACGTTATTCATGGCGATATCACGACGATGCACGTCGATGTGATTGTCAATGCAGCAAATCCATCATTAATGGGGGGAGGCGGGGTTGACGGTGCCATTCATCGGGCTGCCGGGCCCCAGCTTCTTGAAGCCTGTAAGGTGGTGCGCCAGCAGCAGGGGGAGTGCCCGCCGGGGCATGCTGTGATCACGCTGGCTGGCGACCTTCCCGCAAGGGCCGTAATCCATGCCGTCGGGCCGGTGTGGCACGGTGGCGACAGGCATGAGGCGAGCATTCTGGAAGAGGCTTACCGCAACTGTCTGCGGCTCGCGGCCGACAATGGCTATAAGACCATGGCATTCCCGGCCATCAGCACCGGCGTGTACGGTTATCCAAAGGCGGCGGCAGCGACGATTGCCGTGAACACCGTTTACCACTATCTCTCCCTTAAGCCGATGCCGGAAAAAGTCACCTTTGTCTGTTACGACGAGGAAACCGCTCACCTTTATCAACGGCTTCTGACCCAGCGCGGTCAGGATCTGGAGACATAA